TGTAGAATATGTTTGTAAAGTGTAATGGGTCAATCCTAATTTATTTCAAGGCTAGACGCCCAAGCTTGTAATCTGCCATGTCAACCGGGCTTTGAAGCCTAAGCCCGCCAAGATCAGAATATTCCATACGTGATTCTGGGTTTGTTTGAACTCAGAATCAACCTAGATTTGAACCAATTGATTTGTATTGATGAGACAAAAAAATTTATGTGTCTGTCTGAGTCCAAATTCCAATCGCACGGACTGCCAAACAACAAACGAGTGTTAGACACTCCGGGTCTACAatgtttaaaagtatctctaaccttatatgtatatcaacAACACATATGTATTTTTAAACTGTTTACTGCTTTTCAAAACATGTCCAAATTCAATATTAACATGCTAATAAACCTAATCACGATAACTTAGTCAAATTCAGCAAGTCCAACAAATTACTTAGAAATCATAGGACTGCCATGAAAATGTAATTAGTGATTATATATAGGTTTCAAGatgacttaataaaatcaacctCACTTAGACATCcattttaggctttgtgcatgcaaAATGGCAAAGACTCAGCACTGCCTGTTATATGATATAAACCATCAGGATTAGATGATTGTTTAGGAGTACATGCTACATGTCTCACATAACCAAtctagatcgagtcatatgcgtgtCTTACTTGTTTGCTGCTTTCAATATACATTTCCAGTACGATATCCAGTGAACTGAATGATAGTTGAGATGAGATAACCGGATATGTCACACAAATATTTGAAGCGTTAGATAAGTCAAGTGCAAGAGTTTTGGTAGTATCCACGAACCCGATCTTTTGGTCCGATGCAAAGTGGTCTCACCCATAAGCGTGAGAGATTTACCCAGTCGGTAGAAAAAGCATTTTCTAGCTTAGATAGATGGCGACtccattatttttaaaacttaaccAGAATCGAAGTCAGCCATAAATCTAGACGAGCAGCTTTCGAACCCCGCTCTGCTTACAATATGAATATGCCTATTCAAGGTGTTTATGCATAGACATGACAATTCGTGTCTACTGATCATAAACGGGTCAAACCCGTTTAGGCACGAACACGATTAAGCTAAACACGAACACGACACGATTATTAATCGGGTTTGATATACAAAACTCAAACACGACACAGATATTATATGGGTTACACGATACGACACGTATAAAAACGTTTATTTAAACGTGTTAATGGATCAACCCGTTTAAAGTGACACGTTTAAActggtttaattatttaactactttttgaatttatttaatataatactaaaagaattattattatattttgagataaatactattttaattatatataatataaattttttaattaaaattaagaatttaataacatttaaattataaaaataaataatatttaattaaaaatagttaacCGGGTTTAAACGGGTTAGGTGTGTATAACCCATTTAGACCCGAAATtaatcgtgtcataaacgggttgacccgTTTATGTCCCATACCCATTTACATCAAACCCAAACCCGTTTAAGTTCGTGTCGTGTCGTATCATTTAATCGTGTCGTGTCTAAAATTGCCAAGTCTATTTATTTAGataagtcttttttttttaagttgaaaAGTTGTTTTACAGCTATTTGTGATTTTATCTTATTCAGTTACTTTTCTCTTTCAAATACGTCTGGTTTTTCATTTACTAGTTTTACCACTTGTTTGCTAAAATAGATATTTCTTATTGTGAATTAATTTTGATTGTACGAGTTAGTGCATTTCAATTTACATGTTATGCGACAAAATTAATCTTAATAGATTACTCTTGATTGAATTATCATTAAACTAGCATAGTTAAGTTTAATTTAggcaaaagatacaaaaaagatctcgtaatttttacaaaaatataaatcaacatttttattttttgtgggTATAATTAAActctctttgttttcaaatagaacaaataactccTTTCgtccaacatcattagaaacactcgttaatggctgacatatTTCTCATAATcctataagaaaaaaatttaaaaataattttaatatctgAATATTTACTGAAAATTTGAGGGAGTAAATGTCTCAAAAGTAAACTGTAAAGGTTTATTTgtttcgattttaaaacaacgagGGTTTAATTGATCAATTTAAAAAACACGAGTGGTTAATtgtgtcaaaaaaataaaaagactgATCTATACTTTTGAAAAAAGTCGAAATTTCTTTTGTACCTTAtgtctttaatttaattaattattgttcaaacattatttttacTTTAAGAATCAAACTTGTCTCTTTTAATAGTTCAAAATTGGTAAGCTACAAGTGCACGAGTGAAGGTTCAAACTCCCCCTAAATTTGGCATGAAAGATCAAATAAGTCCAACCTCCCGAAAGTGGATCAAATCACCCCTAAAGTATGCAAAAACGGATCAAACACCCCTTCCCCATTCTCACCCTAGAGAATgaatacactctccggttttatgTGGTTTTGGATGGTTAAAAGCttaaaatagtccttaatatttatattatttacaaaattgacaattaattaattttaaaaacgtattaatttttataatttcataagtttaaaatcatattaatttttaattaaaaaaacagggACCCATTTTTAACTTTAACCATTTTATATCATTTAACCTAAATCCATTAACCCATTGACCTAAACCCAATAACCCAACCCATTCACCTACCGGAAAAAAATTCTGGTACTAAGAAAAAAATTCTGGCAGTGTGACTGCCGGAATcgatgaagaacagatccggtgGGATCTGTTTTTCATGATGGAATAAACCCGCTTGGTCTGGGTCAATCGGTGGCGGTGGGTAGCCAGAGTTTTCGGTCGGCAGTGGTGGGGTAGCCGGATTTTTCGGTTGGCGGTGGTGAGGTAGCCGGAGATTCTagtggaagaagaagaagattagaAAAAAAAGGTAGGAAAAAACTCtcaattttgtattaattaaataggattaattagtattttaattaaaattaattagagttggttaattagaattaatttttgaaattatgtcCACTTCTCTTTTTGGTCAAAAGGGTGAAACCGATCCGGTTTTGCATACTTGTTGGGTAATTTGATCTAGTTTTACAAGATTGGActtatttgatacttcgtgccTAGTTCAGGGGTAAATTGAACCTTCACTCACAAGTGCACAGACCTACAGTGTACTAACCAAAGTGCAAAAACCTACAGTGCAGGAACTTcaaataaaagataataaaaatatagggacTTGAAAATAGCTTATGCCATAAATTAACCAGAGTGAACAAACTACTTAATTCCTGAGCCCATTTAAATAAGACGCCATAGTTAGGGTTTGAAGCAAAATCCAATCCATCGTCGTCTTCATTCACACCatgaaaacaaaatcaaaacgaAAAGTTCCCAAAACCAACCTCCCAAAACCAACCGAACCATCAGATTTCGCATACAAAGTAACCGAAATAGCAGTATCACAAATCTGCCAATCAATGGGTTTCACCTCCACACACCTCTCCGCTCTCGAAACCCTAACAAAAATAGCCATCCTCTACCTAAAAACCCTCGCCAAAACCGCCGTAACATACTCCAACGCATCCAATCGCACAGAGTCCAACGTATTCGACATCTTCAACGCCCTACACGACCTCTCACCGGTGCCAGGTTTCATGGGTCCATCAAACTGCGTGTTGAAGTCAAAATTAGTGAAGGACGTGTCAGTTTTTGTAAGTTCAGTGGATGAAATCCCCTTTGCGAAGGCTATACCGAGAGCGGGTCCAATTTGTGAGGCGCAAAATGCGGAAAATTTGGGATTTGGGGGGTTGAATTATGTACCCAAGTGGCTGCCTGGTTTTCCGGATGAGAAAACGTACAAGAAATGCGAGGAGTTGGAGAAGGGTGGGGAATTGGGGTTGTGGGAGAATAACTGTGGTGGAAGTGGGAAGTGGGATGAGTGTGTTATAGGTGAAATTGGGAAGAAAAATGGGGATTTGGGGGTGGAGAGGGATAGGGATAGGGATAGGGTGAGGTTCAAGATTGGAGAAGTGAAAAAGGGTGGGATTGATATTAGAGTTTATAAAAGGAGTTGGGCATGTAAAGGGTTTGcttatgatttttaatttgatgAAGAAGAATGATGCAAAAATGGAGAGTAAGTTTGAACTAGGTGATCCAAAAAGTAGAGTGTATACATATGGAATCGAACCTTGGTCGTTCGgaataattcaaaattttgattctcaCCGCTTGCCATTTCAGCTGTTCACGTGGAGTTTGcagttttctttttattaatctTATAGATGTCGTAACGAGATTTAAGATATTATGTATTTTAGTTGACGTATATATGAAATGATTATGCCCTTTCAATTCCATGTTGATGAGATTATTGTCTTTGTTTTAAAAACCCAACTGAACGGACCacgaatatttaaaatacaagTTACCATAATTGATCATCTTCAATATACTCTTTTGTAAACCTGTAATGTGGGTTCTTACTCTTAAAACAAATGCTTCAAGAAGTAGTTCGAACTAGTTTGGGTTAAGTCGGAACAAATGGTCATCTCATGATCAAGAATTAGTTTATTGTTGAGGGTAATTATGTAGCTTTAGAGGAGCTGTGATGAAGATTATGAAGAGAAGCCCACAACTCTTCATTACTTTAGTTTCCTCAAGAGAAATGCAATCAAGTTTTCTCTGAAGACATCCAAACTACACTGCAATGTCTCAAAAACTACACTATCAGATCTAACTTTGCAATGGTAAAACCGGTTCTTCCTATAAAACTTATAGAACAACCAACCAGTCAGACATATCCAACTGATCAGACTGAATCCTCGGGTTCTATCTATCATCAGTTCGGAACAATGATGCACCGGACCTTAATAGAATATGTAAAAGCATTGATATCACAATAGTATATAGGTTTTCTTATTCACATGCAAATGAAAATGTTACTTTGTTCTACAAATTGTTGTTTGTTGCTACACACGGTGTCATCACAATATATTGCAAAAGCTCTCACAATACAAAAACCATTTGGAGGCACCACTCATTTTCCACAATTAAAACCTTTGCAAACTGAAAGGACTATGATGAGAATCAACGCAATCACTATTGCCAAAACAATAAGCTTTATCTTCATATTTTGCAGCCACATTTTCCTCCGGATTTTTGTACCCGTGCTACGAAAATCTTGTGCCTGTAGCATCATCAAGTTTTCCAAAAAAATTAGATGCTCATCTCATTTTCCTTAGAAATCAAGAAAAATAAACCAAAAGTGATCTAGATTGGTATCCACGAAACCTGTTACTTTCTAACAATACAAAGATGGCATGCACATATCCAAATATGAAACAGAGACTGACCTGGTTATGAAGGTTTTCAGTCTTATCCACCAGAAGTTCAATCTT
This window of the Mercurialis annua linkage group LG5, ddMerAnnu1.2, whole genome shotgun sequence genome carries:
- the LOC126680166 gene encoding transcription initiation factor TFIID subunit 8; protein product: MKTKSKRKVPKTNLPKPTEPSDFAYKVTEIAVSQICQSMGFTSTHLSALETLTKIAILYLKTLAKTAVTYSNASNRTESNVFDIFNALHDLSPVPGFMGPSNCVLKSKLVKDVSVFVSSVDEIPFAKAIPRAGPICEAQNAENLGFGGLNYVPKWLPGFPDEKTYKKCEELEKGGELGLWENNCGGSGKWDECVIGEIGKKNGDLGVERDRDRDRVRFKIGEVKKGGIDIRVYKRSWACKGFAYDF